The Streptomyces uncialis genomic interval GGATGTCGGTGCTCCCGGCTACCGTTTTTGCGGGAGTCCACGATCACGGCACGGGGGAGATCGGCATGACGGGCACGTTCATCGCTTCCATCACCAACCGAATGTTCGGCTGGGCATGTGTGGGTCTGTCGCGGAGGCGCGGCGGGACTGCGGAGCCAAAGCCTCATGAGACGCCCAGGCCTCATGAGACGCCCAGGCCGGAAGGGACGCCCAGGCATCGCGGGGCGCAGGGCGGGATGGCGCGCCGTTTGACGGAGACGGCTGCCCGGTGGACGCGGAATGCGCGTCCACCGGGCAGCCGAAGCGGAAGCTGTCGCCCGCGGGGCCCTGGCGCGGGGTCAGTGCACGAGAACCCTCCCGCCCCTCGTGTCGTCGTCGGCAGCGTTCGTGGCGTCCGTGCCGTCGGATGTCGCTGCCGTGGACGGACCCGCGAGGGACGGGTGTCCCTCCGTTCCGTCTCCGCCTTCCAGGCCCGTCCCCGGCTTGCGCGGCAGCAGGAACATCAGCCCGAAGATGGCCACCATGACCGCGACGACGTACTTGAGCGCGTGCTGGAAGCCGTTCACGAACTCCGCGCCCAGCGCGCTGGGCGCCACATGTTCGTCGATGACCCCGAAGAAGACGACGGACACGAGGCCCAGCCCGAGGGCGTTGCCCATCTGCTGAACGGTGTTGAGCAGACCGGACGCCGACCCGGCGTGCTCACGCGGCACCTCGGACAGGATGGCGTCGGTGAGCGGGGCGACGATCAGCCCCATGCCGATCCCCATGACCACGAGCGGCAGGACCATCTGCCAGAAAGTGATGTCCATCCCGTACCGGTCGGCCACCCAGAGGTAGAGCAGGACGCCGGCGGCCATGGTCAGCGCGCCGGTCTGGAGCACCTTGCGTCCGAAGCGCGGGACGAGCAGTTGGACGGACGTCCCGGCCGCCAACGACACGGCGATCGAGAAGGGCACCCCGGTCAGTCCGGCGCGCAGAATGCTCCAGCCGAGCCCGAGCTGCATGTAGAGGGTCGAGACGAGGAAGTACACACCGAGCCCGATGCCGAACACGGTCTGGACGGCGATGCCCGCCGCGAAGCTCTTCACCTTGAACAGCGACAGCTCGATCAACGGCGATCCGTCCTTGTTCGCCTTGTGCCGCTCGTACGCCAGCAGTGCCGCGAAGACGACGAACGCACCCGCCATCGACGCGTACCCCCACAGCGGCCAGCCCAACTCCCTTCCCTGTGTGAGCGGGTAGAGCAGCATCAGCAGGCCGAGGGTCACCAGGGCGACGCCGACCAGGTCCAGCTTGAGCGCGCGCGGCGCCTTCGACTCACTGATGAACTTGCTGCCGAGGACGAGGCCCACGATCCCGATCGGCAGGTTGATCAGGAAGATCGGGCGCCATTCCAGGCCGAAGAGGTTCCACTGGGTGAGCAGTGCGCCCAGCAGCGGGCCGGAGACGGCGCCGAGGCCCACGACCGCGCCGAACAGACCGAAGACCTTGCCCCTCTCGTGCGCGGGAAACGTCGCGTGGACGATGGACAGCACCTGGGGCACCATCAGCGCGGCCATCGCGCCCTGGAGTATGCGGGAGGCGACGAGCATGTCCGGGTTGACGGCGAAGCCGCACAGCGCGGACGCGACCGTGAAGCCGGTCATTCCGATCAGGAAGATCCGCTTGCGGCCGTGGATGTCCCCCAGACGTCCCCCGGTGACCAGTCCGGCGGCGAACGCCAGGGCGTAGCCGGCGGTGATCCACTGGATATGGCTGAAGCTGGCGCCCTCGTCGCGCTGGATCGCCGGGACGGCGATGTTGACGATCGTCACGTCGACAAGGTCCATGAACGCGGCGGTCATCACGATCGCCAGCGCGAACCAGCGGCGGCGGTCCGAGGCAGGGTCTCCGGTTCCGGACGCGTCACCCGCGGGTCCGGGGCCGGTCGTCGCGGGGCTGGTTCCGGTGGCGACGCGGGCCGCGCCGGTACCGGGAATCGGAACGGGCACCCGCTCGGAAGGGGATGTGGAAGAGGTCATGGGCAGCACGCTAGGGTTCAATTAGGCCAGAAAGTGTCCGCTATGCAGGGCAAGCTGGGAAGCATGACGACGGACACACCAGGCCGACTGCTTCAGCTGCTGTCCCTGCTCCAGACACCCCGGGAATGGCCGGGCGGGGAGCTCTCCGACCGTTTGGGAGTCTCACGGCGGACCGTACGCCGGGACATCGACCGACTTCGCGAGCTCGGCTATCCGGTGCGCGCGGCGCGGGGCGCGGAAGGCGGATATCGGCTGGTCGCCGGCAAGGCACTGCCGCCACTGGTCCTGGACGACGAGGAGGCGGTGGCCATCGCGGTGGGCCTGCGCGCCGGGGCCGGACACGCGGTCGAGGGTATCGAGGAGGCGTCCGTCCGCGCGCTGGCGAAGCTGGAGCAGGTACTCCCGGGGCGCCTTCGGCATCGGGTGAACGTGCTCCAGGCAGCCACCGTGCCCTTGACCAGCGGGGACGGCCCCACCATCGCGACGGAGACACTGACCGTGATGGCCTCGGCGGTCGCGGGCAGCGAGCGGCTGCGTTTCGGGTACCGCTCCGGGGACGGCTCCGAGTCGCGGCGGCTGACGGAGCCGTACCGGTTGGTGTCGACGGGACGCCGCTGGTACCTCGTGGCCTTCGACATGGAGCGGGATGACTGGCGGACGTTCCGGGTCGACCGGGTGATCGGCACGCCGTTGGCCACCGGCGCGCGCTTCCCCCCGCGGGAACTGCCGTCAGGGAGCGCGGCGGAGTTCCTGAGGAAGCGGATGCGCCGCCAGCAGCGGACGTACGAGTTCACGGTGACGTTCGCGGCCTCCGCGGAGTCGGTCGCGGCACGGCTGCCAAGCTTGTACGGCACACCTGAGCCGTTGGACGACGGGAACTGTGTCCTGCGCGGCGCCACCGGTGACGCCCCTGAGTGGTTGGCGTTCCGGCTGGCCGGGGCGGACTGCGACTTCACCGTTGGTGGTCCGCCCGAGCTGGTGGCGACGGTGGCGGAGATGGGCGCGCGGTTCACCCGGGCGGCGAGCCCGGTCGCGGACCCACCCGACGAGGGGGACGAAGGGGCGCGGGCAGCCCGATGAGCCCTGCTGGGGGTACGAGGGAGCCCCGGCGCCGGGGGGGGGTGGGCGCCGGGGCTCGTCTTGGGGGGCGTGTCGAGCCGCTGTTCGCGATGCTCGACTGCCCGAGGTGGGTACCAGGTCTTGCTTACCCACTGGTCGCGAACGTACCCCATGTCCGCGCCCTTCGTGGGCGGGATGCGCGCGATTCGCGCGCCCTTCGCCCGATGTTCCGTGTCCCGTCCCCCGAACGGACTGCTCCGGTTCCGGTTCGAGGGTTCAGCGACCTCGGTCCGGTGGTGGCGAGGGGCGGCGCGGCCAGGGTCCGGATGGATCAGGCCGCCGCGTCGAAGCCGGTGTCCCGGGCCAGCCGCTTCAGCTCCAGCAGGGCGTGCTTCTCGATCTGCCGAATCCGTTCGCGAGTGAGGCCGTGCTCCTTGCCGACCTCGGTGAGCGTGCGCTCGCGCCCGTCGTCGATGCCGTAACGCATCTTGATGATCGACGCCGTGCGCTGGTCGAGGCGGCCGATGAGACCGTCCAGCTCCTCGCTGCGCAGCAGTGTGAGGACGGACTGCTCCGGAGACACCGCGGAGGTGTCTTCAAGGAGGTCACCGAACTGGGTGTCGCCCTGGTCGTCCACGGACATGTTCAGCGAGACCGGATCACGGGCCCAGTCGAGGACATCGACCACGCGTTCGGGGGTGGAACCCAGCTCCGCGGCGATCTCCTGCGGCTCCGGCTCACGGCCCTTCTCGCGGTTGAACTCGCGCTGGACACGGCGGATGCGCCCCAGTTCCTCGACGAGATGGACGGGCAGCCGGATCGTGCGCGACTGGTCCGCTATCGAGCGGGTGATCGCCTGGCGGATCCACCAGGTCGCGTACGTGGAGAACTTGAAGCCCTTGCGGTAGTCGAACTTCTCGACCGCGCGGACGAGTCCGGCGTTGCCCTCCTGGATCAGGTCCAGCAAGGGCAGGCCGCTGCGCGGGTAGCGACGGGCAACGGCGACGACCAGGCGCAGGTTGGACCGGATGAAGACATCCTTGGCGGCCTCACCAGCGGCGATCAGTGCCTCCAGCTCCTCGCGGGAGGCGCCGTCCTTCTTCACGGCCTCGCTCTCGACATCGCCGTCGAGGATCTGCTGGGCGTAGACGCCAGCCTCGATGGTCTGCGACAGCTCGACTTCCTTGGCTGCGTCCAGCAGCGGCGTGCGCGCGATCTCGTCGAGGTACATGCCGACCAGGTCGCGATCGGCGATCTCGCCGCCTACGGCGCGAACACTGCTGGCCGTGTCGGCACCGCCAGTGGCGGACCGACGACGGGCGACGGCACGGGTTGCCATGCGTGCTCCCTTGCTAGCGAGTGGTTCAGCTGATCCTTTGTGGCCATCTGCTCACCCTTCCGGGTGCCCAGCTTCCGAAGGAAACAACGACTGGAATCCGGACAGAATTCCCAACCGGCTCGTCCATTTCTGTGATCATGCAGTACCCTGCACCACCACATGAGCACGGTAGGTCGCCGCTCCTCTGGATCCGCAGGTCAGGACCGGTCACCGAAGGCCCGCTCCCGTCGGGAAGGCCTTCTCGACCGCACCGCGAGACCGCTCTCACAGCCGTCGGGCCGCCTGCGCCCGGGAGGCTGTCATCTTTGTCCGGCCTCCCACCTGTCAAGACGAACCAGGTCACGAATTAGTTGCCTCTTCGACCGTCCACCCGTCAGCGGGTTGATGCGTCGTGCGACCTAGGTCATGCCGCCGACGGACTACGTCCTCGGTCCGTTACGTTGCGCGACGGTCGCCGCCTACGGTGCCGGGCATGACTTCACTCCCCCACCTGCCAGGCAGTCCCGATCTCCCGGATCCCCTCGATGACCCCACAGCATCCGCCGCCCCCGTTCCCGACCTGTCCGGCACCCTGGACGAGGCGTTGGAGCGCCTGCACGCCTTTGGGCCCGAACGGCTCGGCTGGCTCAGCAACCACGCCCCAATGGCGGTGGAGGCCCTGGTACGGGGCGGCCAGGCGACGGGTGTCCACCGCTGGCTGGATCGCTACCGCCACAAGCTTGAGGACATGCCCGACCGTCACGCGCGCGTGACGGTCGACAACTGGCACACGGCGCTGGGCGACCCACGCCGCATAGCGGACTGGACCGATCACTTCGTACGGGAGACCGCGGAGCGGCCCTGGCGGGACGTGCTCAGCGAGTGGTGGCCGCGCCTGCTGCCCGGGATCGCGGGTGGGGCGACTCATCCGGTGATCCGGGTGGGGCACGCCGTACGCAGCTTGCTGGTGGACGAGTCGACCCAAGGCCGGGCCTCGCGGTCCGGCCCCAGGGTGGCGGAGCTGGCACACGGGCTCGGCTACTGGGCAGCACGACACCAGACCCTGCCGCCGCTCGGGACCCTCCCGGGCGCCCGGACGGCCGCGGCCGTGCTTGACGCCGTCCCGGCGATCGATGTGCAGG includes:
- a CDS encoding MFS transporter, coding for MTSSTSPSERVPVPIPGTGAARVATGTSPATTGPGPAGDASGTGDPASDRRRWFALAIVMTAAFMDLVDVTIVNIAVPAIQRDEGASFSHIQWITAGYALAFAAGLVTGGRLGDIHGRKRIFLIGMTGFTVASALCGFAVNPDMLVASRILQGAMAALMVPQVLSIVHATFPAHERGKVFGLFGAVVGLGAVSGPLLGALLTQWNLFGLEWRPIFLINLPIGIVGLVLGSKFISESKAPRALKLDLVGVALVTLGLLMLLYPLTQGRELGWPLWGYASMAGAFVVFAALLAYERHKANKDGSPLIELSLFKVKSFAAGIAVQTVFGIGLGVYFLVSTLYMQLGLGWSILRAGLTGVPFSIAVSLAAGTSVQLLVPRFGRKVLQTGALTMAAGVLLYLWVADRYGMDITFWQMVLPLVVMGIGMGLIVAPLTDAILSEVPREHAGSASGLLNTVQQMGNALGLGLVSVVFFGVIDEHVAPSALGAEFVNGFQHALKYVVAVMVAIFGLMFLLPRKPGTGLEGGDGTEGHPSLAGPSTAATSDGTDATNAADDDTRGGRVLVH
- a CDS encoding helix-turn-helix transcriptional regulator, whose amino-acid sequence is MTTDTPGRLLQLLSLLQTPREWPGGELSDRLGVSRRTVRRDIDRLRELGYPVRAARGAEGGYRLVAGKALPPLVLDDEEAVAIAVGLRAGAGHAVEGIEEASVRALAKLEQVLPGRLRHRVNVLQAATVPLTSGDGPTIATETLTVMASAVAGSERLRFGYRSGDGSESRRLTEPYRLVSTGRRWYLVAFDMERDDWRTFRVDRVIGTPLATGARFPPRELPSGSAAEFLRKRMRRQQRTYEFTVTFAASAESVAARLPSLYGTPEPLDDGNCVLRGATGDAPEWLAFRLAGADCDFTVGGPPELVATVAEMGARFTRAASPVADPPDEGDEGARAAR
- a CDS encoding sigma-70 family RNA polymerase sigma factor — encoded protein: MATRAVARRRSATGGADTASSVRAVGGEIADRDLVGMYLDEIARTPLLDAAKEVELSQTIEAGVYAQQILDGDVESEAVKKDGASREELEALIAAGEAAKDVFIRSNLRLVVAVARRYPRSGLPLLDLIQEGNAGLVRAVEKFDYRKGFKFSTYATWWIRQAITRSIADQSRTIRLPVHLVEELGRIRRVQREFNREKGREPEPQEIAAELGSTPERVVDVLDWARDPVSLNMSVDDQGDTQFGDLLEDTSAVSPEQSVLTLLRSEELDGLIGRLDQRTASIIKMRYGIDDGRERTLTEVGKEHGLTRERIRQIEKHALLELKRLARDTGFDAAA
- a CDS encoding questin oxidase family protein; translated protein: MTSLPHLPGSPDLPDPLDDPTASAAPVPDLSGTLDEALERLHAFGPERLGWLSNHAPMAVEALVRGGQATGVHRWLDRYRHKLEDMPDRHARVTVDNWHTALGDPRRIADWTDHFVRETAERPWRDVLSEWWPRLLPGIAGGATHPVIRVGHAVRSLLVDESTQGRASRSGPRVAELAHGLGYWAARHQTLPPLGTLPGARTAAAVLDAVPAIDVQEGGIQERLGRLTAVPGWPAAATNDPDTARAALTQLVTAAVHRYAAHGHGQPVMLVHAATAPNAVLRALPALSRDLWPPSLAAAWAASAAVTAAYTAPTPAAYPSAGGATPQEMFERAAAHGDDHTIKFTDTALDVGDPQALAAARRAIDLNEPIF